Proteins from one uncultured Anaeromusa sp. genomic window:
- a CDS encoding TlyA family RNA methyltransferase, with protein MKKERLDVLLVTKGHFPSRERARAAIMAGMVLANEQKIEKPGTTVPEDATIRILGDSIGYVSRGGLKLEKALQHFSLDLSGKVMADVGASTGGFTDCALKRGAVKVYAIDVGYGQLAWSLRTDERVVNMERTNVRNLTADSLGEKVDFISIDVAFISLDKVLPVVRQLLASPHGEVIALIKPQFEAGREHVGKKGVVRDPDIHKQVIQKVLQTARQLGFTPLGLTFSPIKGPEGNIEYLLHLGVSEETAAEDVNVDAIVHEAHTHLKETR; from the coding sequence ATGAAGAAAGAACGTCTGGACGTTCTGCTGGTCACAAAGGGGCATTTCCCCAGCAGAGAACGCGCTCGAGCTGCGATTATGGCCGGCATGGTACTAGCAAATGAGCAAAAAATAGAAAAGCCAGGTACTACGGTACCTGAAGACGCCACAATTCGCATTCTTGGAGACTCCATCGGCTATGTCAGCCGCGGCGGACTTAAGCTGGAAAAAGCGTTGCAGCATTTTTCACTGGATCTCAGCGGTAAAGTCATGGCCGATGTCGGAGCTTCTACAGGCGGATTTACCGACTGCGCCTTAAAACGCGGCGCAGTCAAGGTATACGCCATAGATGTCGGCTATGGACAATTGGCTTGGTCGCTGCGTACTGATGAGCGCGTTGTCAATATGGAACGCACCAACGTCCGGAATTTGACAGCGGATTCGCTGGGAGAAAAGGTTGACTTTATTTCCATAGATGTCGCTTTTATTTCCCTTGATAAAGTACTGCCTGTGGTACGGCAGCTTTTAGCTTCGCCTCATGGTGAAGTAATCGCTTTAATTAAACCTCAGTTTGAAGCTGGCCGCGAGCATGTTGGCAAAAAAGGCGTTGTCCGTGATCCGGATATTCATAAGCAAGTGATTCAAAAGGTATTGCAAACAGCGAGGCAACTTGGCTTTACCCCATTAGGCCTGACCTTTTCACCGATTAAAGGACCGGAAGGAAACATCGAATATTTGCTGCACTTGGGAGTTTCCGAAGAAACGGCAGCGGAAGACGTAAATGTGGACGCCATTGTGCACGAGGCTCATACGCATTTAAAAGAAACTCGCTAA
- the nusB gene encoding transcription antitermination factor NusB gives MSRRLARELAMQALYQLDFQTELEPLAALEAAAFEQEVTPGAVDYAKRLVEGICAHSEQIDQHLSSTSSQWKLERMAAVDRNISRIAIYELLFGEEEMTPGIVINEAVEIAKKYGDKDSARFINGVLGSLAKTKESS, from the coding sequence ATGAGTCGACGTTTAGCGCGAGAATTGGCTATGCAAGCCTTGTATCAACTGGATTTCCAAACAGAATTAGAGCCGCTGGCGGCGCTGGAAGCAGCGGCGTTTGAGCAAGAAGTTACCCCTGGTGCTGTCGATTATGCCAAACGGCTAGTAGAAGGCATTTGCGCTCATAGCGAGCAAATTGATCAGCATTTGAGCAGCACTTCTTCGCAATGGAAACTGGAACGTATGGCGGCAGTGGATCGCAACATATCCCGTATTGCCATATATGAACTTTTGTTTGGCGAAGAGGAAATGACGCCTGGCATCGTCATTAATGAAGCTGTAGAAATTGCCAAAAAATATGGAGATAAGGATTCTGCACGATTTATCAATGGCGTGCTCGGTTCTCTGGCCAAAACCAAAGAATCGTCATGA
- the xseB gene encoding exodeoxyribonuclease VII small subunit has product MARAKKEVQEPLKFETAIEKLEDLVEKLERGELSLEEALKSYQDGMELAAVCHKHLQQAEAVLNDSVVTQEDGVIKASPWTTPQEDVE; this is encoded by the coding sequence ATGGCCAGAGCTAAAAAAGAAGTTCAAGAACCTTTAAAATTCGAAACTGCCATTGAGAAATTGGAAGACTTGGTGGAAAAGCTGGAACGAGGCGAGCTGTCTTTAGAAGAAGCGCTGAAAAGCTATCAGGACGGTATGGAGCTGGCGGCTGTTTGCCATAAACATTTGCAACAGGCGGAAGCAGTATTGAATGATTCCGTAGTTACGCAGGAAGACGGCGTTATCAAGGCAAGTCCCTGGACAACGCCACAGGAGGATGTTGAGTAA
- the argR gene encoding arginine repressor, which yields MKILRHAKIKEIVEQQVIETQEELAESLRSHGIEVTQATVSRDIKELRLIKVPTGDGRYRYAYPMEQSLLFSQSRMERMFRDSVVAIDYSENIIVLKTLPGGGQAVAATIDHAKWPEVIGTVAGDDNILVVVKPAQAAPTVADRFRGLL from the coding sequence GTGAAAATATTACGTCATGCGAAAATCAAGGAAATCGTTGAACAACAAGTAATCGAAACTCAAGAGGAGCTGGCGGAGTCTCTGCGCAGCCATGGCATCGAAGTAACGCAGGCTACGGTATCCCGGGATATTAAGGAACTGCGTCTGATCAAAGTCCCCACTGGCGATGGTCGTTATCGCTATGCCTACCCGATGGAACAAAGCTTGCTTTTTTCTCAATCCCGCATGGAGCGGATGTTTCGCGATTCCGTAGTAGCCATTGATTACAGCGAGAATATTATCGTTTTAAAAACCTTGCCAGGAGGCGGGCAAGCGGTAGCCGCCACCATCGACCATGCTAAATGGCCGGAAGTTATCGGCACCGTAGCTGGCGATGACAACATTTTAGTAGTGGTTAAACCCGCGCAAGCGGCGCCGACTGTTGCGGATCGTTTCCGAGGACTTCTCTAG
- the dxs gene encoding 1-deoxy-D-xylulose-5-phosphate synthase, with the protein MHYPFLDSIRSPRDMKGFSLRQLEKLAVEIRQLLVETVSHTGGHLAPNLGVVELTLALHKVFDTPHDKIVWDVGHQAYVHKLLTGRREQFHTLRQKGGLSGFPKPCESPHDAFGTGHSSTSISAALGMALARDMNKETHQVVAVIGDGSMTGGESFEALNHAGHLKTNMIVVLNDNEMSIAKNVGALSSYLAKMRVAPTYTRVKQDVEFLLKRIPAIGESMLKTAERFKDSVRYMLVPGMLFEELGFTYLGPIDGHDLPLLMEMLEKARDLGGPVLIHALTQKGKGYAPAENHADRFHGVGPFCIDSGEVIHCAGAPSYTEVFGNTLVELGQQDKAIVAITAAMPGGTGLKSFSQKYPERFFDVGIAEQHALTLAAGMATQGKKPVVALYSTFAQRAYDQILHDVCLQKLPVVLALDRAGLVGEDGPTHHGVFDYSFLRHIPDICVMAPKDEGELRQMLYAAFQWNRTVALRYPRGCGLGASLNRPLEPMALGKAEELAFGEDVSIWAAGTMVAPAVEAAQKLAAEGIRAGVVNARFVKPLDEKLLTRLAQECGRIVTVEENALAGGFGSAVLEFLEQQELYDLPVLRLGIPDAFIPHGKRQTLLQELGLDAAGIAAKVRKFVKQGKELTEEGLA; encoded by the coding sequence TTGCATTATCCGTTTCTTGATTCCATTCGCTCCCCCCGGGATATGAAAGGGTTTTCCTTACGGCAATTGGAAAAATTAGCCGTAGAAATTCGCCAGCTTCTGGTGGAAACCGTTTCTCATACGGGCGGCCATTTGGCGCCTAACCTGGGCGTGGTAGAATTGACTTTGGCTTTGCATAAAGTGTTCGATACGCCTCATGACAAAATCGTCTGGGACGTAGGACATCAAGCATATGTCCATAAACTTTTAACAGGGCGGCGTGAGCAGTTTCATACGCTACGCCAAAAAGGCGGGCTCAGCGGCTTTCCCAAGCCTTGTGAAAGTCCCCACGACGCGTTTGGAACCGGGCATTCCAGCACGTCTATTTCGGCTGCCTTGGGGATGGCTTTGGCTCGGGACATGAACAAAGAAACCCACCAAGTTGTAGCCGTCATCGGTGACGGCTCTATGACCGGCGGGGAGTCCTTTGAGGCGTTAAACCATGCAGGACATCTCAAGACCAATATGATTGTTGTATTAAACGACAATGAAATGTCCATTGCCAAAAACGTAGGCGCTTTGTCCTCCTATTTGGCAAAAATGCGGGTAGCTCCCACTTATACGCGGGTCAAGCAGGATGTCGAATTTTTGCTCAAACGCATTCCTGCCATCGGTGAGAGCATGCTGAAGACCGCGGAACGATTCAAGGACAGCGTCCGTTACATGCTGGTTCCGGGGATGCTTTTTGAAGAACTTGGGTTTACCTATTTAGGTCCTATAGACGGTCATGACCTGCCTCTTTTGATGGAAATGCTTGAAAAAGCCCGCGATTTAGGAGGGCCTGTCCTCATTCATGCGCTAACGCAAAAGGGAAAAGGCTATGCGCCGGCGGAAAATCATGCAGACCGTTTTCACGGGGTCGGCCCTTTTTGCATTGATTCCGGCGAAGTGATCCATTGCGCCGGAGCGCCTTCCTATACAGAAGTGTTTGGCAATACTCTTGTCGAGTTGGGGCAGCAGGATAAAGCAATTGTCGCCATTACAGCGGCCATGCCCGGGGGAACCGGCTTAAAAAGCTTCTCGCAAAAATATCCGGAGCGCTTCTTTGATGTAGGAATTGCCGAACAACATGCCTTGACCTTAGCGGCTGGCATGGCTACGCAAGGAAAAAAACCGGTTGTAGCGCTGTACTCCACCTTTGCGCAGCGCGCTTATGATCAAATTCTTCACGACGTCTGCCTGCAAAAATTGCCGGTAGTTCTGGCCTTAGACCGTGCAGGCTTGGTGGGGGAGGATGGCCCGACTCATCATGGCGTCTTTGACTATTCCTTTTTACGGCACATCCCGGACATATGCGTCATGGCGCCGAAAGACGAAGGCGAACTGCGTCAGATGCTTTATGCCGCTTTTCAATGGAATCGCACCGTTGCTTTGCGTTACCCTCGCGGCTGCGGTCTGGGCGCTTCCTTGAACAGGCCATTGGAACCAATGGCGCTGGGGAAAGCGGAAGAGTTGGCTTTTGGCGAGGATGTCAGCATTTGGGCGGCTGGTACGATGGTAGCGCCAGCTGTAGAGGCAGCGCAAAAATTAGCTGCCGAAGGCATTCGAGCCGGTGTAGTTAACGCTCGCTTTGTAAAACCTTTGGACGAAAAATTGCTGACCCGCTTGGCCCAAGAATGCGGCCGCATTGTTACGGTAGAGGAAAATGCCTTAGCTGGCGGCTTTGGCAGCGCGGTTTTAGAATTTTTGGAACAGCAGGAACTCTACGATCTCCCTGTGCTGCGCCTGGGCATTCCTGATGCCTTTATTCCCCATGGCAAACGTCAGACGCTATTGCAGGAACTGGGTCTTGACGCTGCAGGCATTGCTGCAAAAGTGCGCAAGTTTGTTAAACAGGGAAAAGAATTGACGGAAGAAGGCCTTGCATGA
- a CDS encoding NAD(+)/NADH kinase, producing MLRIGIFPNKNKPLARNILNTLLQLITERGGQGLLPESLGTEWLGDQAACPDETLREQIDVAITLGGDGTLLSVSRRLACSGIPILGINLGQLGFLADVEVAELTQSMDCLFSGKYTLQQRIMVEAWVERSTEREFLSYAMNEVVVTKSGFSRLIDLEIAMKCEPVTKFSADGVIVATPTGSTGYSLSAGGPIVHPELDVLLLTPICSNTLHARPFVIPGHEELCIRVPAPQGDILVTADGQNGYHVQPGEAICIRRASAKTPFIRLPGTSYYEALRRKLWRNYEDRD from the coding sequence ATGCTGCGAATCGGTATATTCCCTAATAAAAATAAACCGTTAGCCAGAAATATTTTAAATACACTGTTGCAGCTGATCACAGAACGAGGCGGCCAAGGCCTGCTGCCGGAGTCTTTAGGGACCGAATGGCTGGGAGACCAGGCTGCTTGCCCTGATGAAACTTTGCGAGAACAGATTGACGTGGCGATTACCCTGGGCGGCGACGGCACCTTGCTTAGCGTTTCCAGAAGGCTGGCTTGCAGCGGCATACCTATTTTGGGAATTAACCTGGGACAACTTGGCTTTCTGGCGGATGTAGAGGTAGCGGAGCTGACCCAAAGCATGGATTGCCTTTTTTCAGGCAAGTATACGCTGCAGCAACGCATTATGGTGGAAGCTTGGGTGGAACGGAGCACAGAGAGGGAGTTTCTTTCTTACGCTATGAATGAAGTAGTAGTAACCAAAAGCGGCTTTTCCCGTTTGATCGATTTAGAAATAGCTATGAAATGCGAACCTGTGACCAAATTCTCCGCCGACGGCGTGATCGTCGCTACGCCAACAGGTTCCACCGGATATTCGCTCTCTGCAGGAGGCCCTATTGTACATCCTGAACTGGATGTGCTGCTATTGACGCCAATCTGCTCAAATACGCTGCATGCAAGACCCTTTGTCATTCCCGGACATGAAGAGCTGTGCATCCGGGTTCCTGCGCCGCAAGGGGATATTTTGGTTACCGCCGACGGGCAAAACGGGTATCATGTACAACCGGGAGAAGCCATCTGCATTCGTCGCGCTTCAGCCAAAACGCCATTTATTCGCTTGCCGGGAACCTCCTATTACGAGGCGTTGCGCCGCAAACTCTGGAGAAATTATGAAGATCGCGATTAA
- the recN gene encoding DNA repair protein RecN yields MLKRLGVTQFAIIEQASLSFTTGFNVLTGETGAGKSILIDALNAVLGGRASLEWVRQGADAFRVEAVFSQPWGEEVESLLKEQEIPHDEEELILVRRYSTSGKSRSLINGCQVPLAVLRQLGLLLADMHGQHENQTVLDSAFQRSLLDSFAPEMMQFLGSYKQLYDRWTAMAAEKRKLAAQEQEREQRLDLLRWQLQEISQAALQKGEDQELAQQEKRLANAEKLAASLERAVLQLNGNEEETPGALALLYKTRQELEQVNRFDDCQEQCKVLDDFLYQLEDVSAVLRERLEEIEYNPQKLAKIQERLSLLQKFKRKYGPELEDVLNYAAQAQEELDSLLSGEGRLAELSRECEAAQEEAWMQARLLHAKRRQAAPLLEENLAAHLQDLGMTPTLQFAIDETSELGPDGCDRVELLFSANAGETPKALQKIASGGELSRLALAIKSVGAACSVTPTMIFDEIDSGLGGRAAQQVADKIAAIAQNKQVLCITHLPQLALVADRHIHLVKEMVDGRTQTRPVRLEEFERVNELARMFYGDAVTPELLSATARLLEQYQQQDKK; encoded by the coding sequence ATGTTAAAACGTTTAGGAGTTACTCAGTTTGCTATTATTGAACAAGCTTCCCTTTCTTTTACGACTGGCTTCAATGTACTCACAGGTGAGACAGGCGCCGGTAAATCCATCTTAATTGATGCCTTGAACGCCGTTTTAGGCGGCAGAGCCTCTTTGGAATGGGTCCGCCAAGGGGCCGACGCATTTCGCGTGGAAGCTGTTTTTTCTCAACCCTGGGGGGAAGAAGTGGAGTCCCTCTTAAAGGAACAAGAAATTCCTCATGACGAAGAAGAGCTTATTCTTGTGCGGCGCTACAGCACCTCCGGGAAAAGCCGCTCTTTAATCAATGGCTGTCAAGTTCCTTTAGCCGTATTGCGCCAACTGGGCCTGCTGCTGGCGGATATGCATGGACAGCATGAAAATCAAACGGTTCTTGACTCGGCCTTTCAAAGGTCCCTTTTGGATTCGTTTGCACCGGAAATGATGCAGTTTCTTGGTTCTTACAAGCAATTGTACGATCGTTGGACGGCTATGGCTGCAGAAAAAAGAAAATTGGCAGCCCAAGAGCAAGAACGGGAACAGCGTTTAGATCTCTTGCGCTGGCAACTTCAAGAAATCAGTCAGGCTGCCTTGCAAAAAGGTGAAGATCAAGAATTGGCGCAACAAGAAAAGCGCCTTGCTAATGCGGAAAAGTTGGCCGCTTCGTTGGAACGAGCGGTTTTACAGTTGAATGGAAACGAGGAAGAGACGCCTGGGGCTTTGGCGTTGCTGTATAAAACTCGCCAAGAATTGGAGCAAGTCAATCGTTTTGATGATTGTCAAGAACAATGCAAAGTTCTAGATGATTTTTTATACCAATTGGAAGATGTTTCTGCTGTATTGCGTGAGCGCTTAGAAGAAATAGAATACAACCCGCAAAAGCTGGCCAAAATACAGGAACGCCTTTCTTTGCTGCAAAAGTTCAAACGCAAATACGGTCCGGAATTGGAAGACGTTTTAAACTATGCAGCCCAGGCGCAAGAAGAACTGGATTCCTTGCTTTCAGGGGAAGGCCGCTTAGCGGAGCTAAGTCGCGAATGTGAGGCGGCACAGGAAGAAGCCTGGATGCAAGCGCGTCTGCTGCACGCAAAACGGCGGCAGGCAGCTCCTTTGTTGGAAGAAAATTTAGCGGCTCACTTGCAGGATCTTGGTATGACGCCAACGCTGCAATTTGCTATTGATGAAACGTCAGAACTAGGACCGGACGGTTGTGATCGCGTGGAATTGTTGTTTTCGGCCAATGCGGGAGAAACGCCAAAGGCCTTGCAAAAAATCGCCTCCGGCGGCGAGCTTTCGCGTTTGGCGCTTGCTATCAAATCAGTCGGCGCCGCTTGCAGCGTTACGCCAACTATGATTTTTGACGAAATCGACAGCGGCCTTGGCGGCCGGGCGGCTCAGCAAGTGGCGGATAAAATTGCCGCCATCGCCCAGAACAAACAAGTGTTATGCATTACTCACCTGCCGCAGTTGGCTCTTGTTGCCGACCGTCACATTCACCTGGTGAAAGAAATGGTGGATGGGCGCACGCAAACACGACCAGTCCGTTTGGAAGAATTTGAACGTGTAAACGAATTGGCGCGCATGTTCTACGGAGATGCGGTAACGCCGGAGCTTCTTTCCGCTACAGCCCGCTTATTGGAACAATATCAGCAACAGGATAAAAAATAA
- a CDS encoding O-sialoglycoprotein endopeptidase, translated as MKAVLGIDTSCYTTSAVLLGLNGSLLAAARRLLQVPQGKRGLAQSEMVFQHVRALPEQLDSIWRRFPEAICCAVGATFCPRDIEGSYMPAFLCGYGSAKAVSLSQKIPLFALSHQANHLWAGIWSAKMPQEVQDFLAVHVSGGTTDLLQVKRCGAQLKIKQLGGSADLHAGQLLDRLGVALGLPFPAGPHLEKLASGFHQEAPEVPVAVQGLQLSLSGPETHLKKLLQKELSPPLLAAAAENLLGETLFRLLRRAVRQTGVRVILGVGGVLANTRIREHSLGRLQAKLGCHIYLPEPCWSGDHALGAAYQAALALQEQEQ; from the coding sequence ATGAAGGCTGTCCTTGGCATAGATACCAGCTGCTATACTACTTCGGCCGTTTTGCTGGGTTTGAACGGCAGTTTGCTGGCGGCAGCCAGACGGCTGCTGCAGGTGCCGCAAGGCAAACGCGGCTTGGCTCAATCGGAGATGGTATTTCAGCATGTCCGAGCGTTGCCGGAGCAGTTGGATTCTATTTGGCGCCGCTTTCCTGAGGCAATTTGCTGCGCCGTAGGCGCGACGTTTTGTCCGCGCGATATAGAAGGCTCCTATATGCCGGCTTTTTTGTGCGGTTATGGCAGTGCCAAGGCCGTGTCTCTGAGCCAAAAGATTCCTCTTTTTGCACTTAGTCATCAGGCTAATCATCTTTGGGCCGGCATTTGGTCCGCGAAGATGCCGCAAGAGGTGCAGGATTTTTTGGCGGTTCACGTATCTGGAGGAACGACAGACCTTTTGCAAGTAAAACGCTGCGGCGCTCAACTGAAAATTAAGCAATTGGGCGGTAGCGCCGATTTGCATGCAGGACAACTGCTGGATCGTCTTGGAGTAGCTTTGGGCCTGCCGTTTCCGGCAGGCCCTCATTTGGAAAAACTAGCTTCAGGATTTCATCAGGAAGCTCCAGAAGTTCCGGTAGCGGTTCAAGGACTGCAGCTTAGCCTTTCGGGACCGGAAACGCATTTAAAAAAGCTGCTGCAAAAAGAATTATCTCCGCCCTTGCTTGCTGCGGCGGCTGAAAACCTATTGGGAGAGACTCTGTTTCGTCTCCTGCGGCGTGCTGTGCGGCAAACCGGCGTGCGTGTTATTTTAGGCGTAGGCGGCGTGTTGGCAAATACGCGTATTCGCGAACATAGCTTGGGCCGGTTGCAAGCAAAACTGGGTTGTCATATCTATCTGCCGGAACCATGCTGGAGCGGCGATCATGCTCTTGGAGCCGCCTATCAGGCCGCGTTAGCATTGCAAGAGCAGGAGCAATAG
- a CDS encoding DUF2273 domain-containing protein produces the protein MNMEFDREWLLAFWQRHSGKIICCTIGLLFGVLVLALGFFRTLFLFLCIGIGFFVGKRLDDKEDLLELLDRILPPGYRR, from the coding sequence ATGAACATGGAATTTGATCGGGAATGGCTGCTGGCCTTCTGGCAACGCCATAGCGGCAAAATAATTTGCTGTACGATCGGTCTTCTTTTCGGCGTACTGGTTTTGGCTCTGGGCTTTTTCCGGACGTTGTTTCTTTTTCTGTGCATCGGTATCGGTTTTTTTGTAGGCAAACGCCTGGATGACAAAGAAGATCTGCTGGAATTGCTGGATCGCATTTTACCGCCAGGTTATCGAAGATAG
- a CDS encoding class I SAM-dependent methyltransferase, whose translation MKIAINGLAIWQSLFLSKLTSVRLAVDATAGNGYDTLFLAAHTQPDCRIWALDIQTQALEKTKTRLTEAHFEDKVFFCRHSHAELLKVIPEPPDCIVFNLGYLPGGDHTMTTQAATTLPALGQALQLLRPGGWCSVMMYPGHEAGKMERELLLTWASSLERTTASVSHWHMVNHQEGAPELLLLEKPC comes from the coding sequence ATGAAGATCGCGATTAACGGTCTTGCCATCTGGCAGTCCCTGTTTTTGTCCAAACTTACTTCGGTTCGTTTGGCTGTAGACGCTACTGCCGGCAACGGCTATGACACGTTGTTCTTGGCCGCCCATACGCAGCCGGACTGCCGCATCTGGGCTTTGGACATTCAAACACAGGCGCTGGAAAAAACAAAGACGCGTTTGACAGAAGCTCATTTTGAGGATAAAGTATTTTTTTGTCGCCACAGCCATGCGGAGCTGCTGAAAGTCATTCCGGAACCGCCTGACTGTATCGTTTTTAATCTTGGCTATTTGCCGGGAGGCGACCATACTATGACGACGCAAGCGGCTACCACGCTGCCGGCGTTGGGACAGGCGCTGCAGCTGTTGCGCCCCGGCGGCTGGTGCAGCGTTATGATGTATCCAGGCCATGAAGCTGGCAAAATGGAACGGGAGCTTCTTCTTACCTGGGCGTCCTCCTTGGAGCGTACGACAGCCAGCGTTAGTCATTGGCATATGGTGAATCATCAAGAAGGCGCTCCAGAGCTGCTCTTGTTAGAAAAGCCTTGTTAG
- the xseA gene encoding exodeoxyribonuclease VII large subunit — translation MGILTVSDVTAYVKRWMDKDALLSSVYVRGEVSNFKRHSSGHCYFTLKDAGAVLRAVLFRSRAQYLKFEPQNGMQVIVSGRLSVFERDGQYQLYGDRMTPDGIGELSLAYAQLKDKLEREGLFQKEKKRPLPLLPRAVGIITSPTGAAVRDIRTVAKRRFAGIPLILSPVAVQGPAAAGEITAAIRLLASHPLIDVLIVGRGGGSIEELWAFNEEIVVRAIASSPIPVISAVGHETDFTLADFAADMRAATPSQAAEFAVPDRVELERRLQQGQIRLRQTLANDLLRRKQHLRQLWKASVFTKPERLLAPQRQSLDGLQERLVRAAARQCEEKRRQWLLVSQKLALLNPLGMLQRGYAFLSLEETGEPIRSVEQVFVDSQLNARVQDGALRLRVMEIKRGDS, via the coding sequence ATGGGAATTTTGACAGTCAGCGACGTGACTGCCTATGTTAAGCGTTGGATGGACAAGGACGCTCTCCTCTCTTCCGTGTACGTGCGGGGAGAGGTTTCCAATTTTAAGCGTCATTCCTCCGGCCACTGCTACTTTACCTTAAAAGATGCAGGCGCGGTATTGCGTGCGGTTCTTTTTCGCAGTCGCGCACAATATTTGAAATTTGAGCCGCAAAACGGTATGCAGGTTATTGTCAGCGGTCGCCTAAGCGTTTTTGAAAGAGACGGACAATATCAGCTGTATGGTGATCGTATGACACCGGACGGCATTGGCGAGCTGAGTCTTGCTTATGCGCAATTGAAGGACAAGCTGGAACGCGAGGGCTTGTTTCAAAAAGAAAAAAAACGTCCGTTGCCGCTATTGCCGCGAGCAGTAGGCATCATTACTTCCCCAACAGGAGCCGCTGTACGCGACATTCGCACCGTGGCTAAACGTCGCTTTGCCGGCATTCCCCTTATTTTATCTCCTGTTGCAGTGCAAGGACCGGCTGCTGCTGGAGAAATTACGGCAGCCATTCGCCTGTTGGCGTCGCATCCGTTGATTGACGTGCTTATCGTCGGTCGAGGAGGCGGTTCCATTGAAGAACTCTGGGCTTTCAACGAAGAGATCGTCGTAAGAGCTATTGCCTCGTCACCTATTCCGGTCATTTCCGCAGTGGGTCATGAGACCGATTTTACACTGGCTGATTTTGCAGCGGATATGCGGGCGGCAACGCCTTCGCAAGCGGCAGAATTTGCCGTTCCGGATCGTGTGGAATTGGAGCGGCGTTTGCAGCAAGGACAAATTCGCTTGCGCCAAACTCTTGCTAACGATTTATTGCGCCGCAAGCAGCACTTGCGCCAACTTTGGAAAGCCTCCGTATTTACCAAGCCGGAACGGCTGTTGGCGCCGCAACGACAAAGCTTAGATGGCTTGCAAGAACGTCTCGTACGGGCTGCAGCAAGGCAATGTGAGGAAAAAAGGCGGCAATGGCTGCTGGTTTCTCAAAAGCTGGCGCTTTTAAACCCCTTGGGCATGCTGCAACGCGGTTACGCTTTTTTAAGCCTTGAAGAAACGGGCGAGCCTATCCGGTCCGTTGAGCAAGTGTTCGTTGACTCTCAGCTTAACGCTCGTGTGCAAGACGGCGCTTTGCGTCTGCGTGTCATGGAAATAAAAAGAGGTGACAGTTGA
- a CDS encoding polyprenyl synthetase family protein produces MWKTYCNERITLIEEALSHWIPAQEGLLKFLFESMRYSLFAGGKRLRPVLLMAAADAVGGEGRRYLRVACALEMIHTYSLIHDDLPAMDNDDYRRGKLTNHKVFGEGMAILAGDGLLTAAFEQMLLQEEVDAACLTQVVREIAAAAGPAGMVGGQAVDLAASGQAQPLNQEELRFMHRAKTGALFRAALRGGGLLAGATQEQLAALTVYAEEFGLAFQITDDILDVTGDEATIGKPVGSDERNEKETYVSLYSLDGARRMAEESVQRALTAIEIFGAEADVLRSLASYLVSREK; encoded by the coding sequence ATGTGGAAAACCTATTGCAACGAACGCATCACGTTAATCGAAGAAGCATTAAGTCATTGGATTCCTGCGCAAGAGGGGCTTCTAAAGTTTCTTTTTGAATCCATGCGCTACAGTCTTTTTGCCGGAGGCAAGCGCCTGCGCCCGGTTTTACTGATGGCGGCGGCAGATGCAGTGGGCGGCGAGGGCCGGCGGTATTTGCGCGTAGCCTGCGCTTTGGAAATGATACATACATATTCTCTGATTCATGACGATTTACCGGCCATGGATAATGACGACTATCGTCGGGGCAAGCTTACCAATCATAAGGTGTTTGGCGAGGGGATGGCAATTTTAGCGGGCGACGGTCTTTTGACGGCCGCCTTTGAACAAATGCTGCTCCAAGAAGAGGTGGATGCTGCCTGCCTGACCCAAGTGGTAAGAGAAATTGCTGCTGCAGCTGGTCCGGCCGGCATGGTCGGCGGGCAAGCGGTTGATCTGGCTGCTAGCGGCCAAGCTCAACCTTTAAACCAGGAAGAACTGCGTTTTATGCATCGCGCGAAAACCGGAGCGTTGTTCCGGGCCGCCCTGCGCGGCGGCGGTTTGTTAGCAGGCGCTACACAGGAGCAATTGGCCGCTTTGACTGTTTATGCTGAGGAATTTGGCTTGGCCTTTCAAATTACCGATGATATTTTGGATGTCACCGGCGACGAAGCTACAATCGGCAAACCTGTAGGAAGCGATGAACGCAATGAAAAAGAAACCTATGTGTCTTTATATTCGCTGGACGGCGCCCGCCGCATGGCGGAAGAAAGCGTACAGCGCGCGTTAACGGCAATAGAAATCTTTGGCGCTGAAGCCGATGTGCTGCGAAGTTTGGCTTCGTATCTTGTATCAAGGGAAAAATAG